One Phyllostomus discolor isolate MPI-MPIP mPhyDis1 chromosome 10, mPhyDis1.pri.v3, whole genome shotgun sequence genomic window carries:
- the TMED4 gene encoding transmembrane emp24 domain-containing protein 4 — protein MAGVDSPRRLAMGRRALLLVVLCAVGVRGLYFHIGETEKRCFIEEIPDETMVIGNYRTQMWDKQKEVFLPSTPGLGMHVEVKDPEGKVVLSRQYGSEGRFTFTSHTPGDHQICLHSNSTRMALFAGGRLRVHLDIQVGEHANNYPEIAAKDKLTELQLRARQLLDQVEQIQKEQDYQRYREERFRLTSESTNQRVLWWSIAQTVILILTGIWQMRHLKSFFEAKKLV, from the exons ATGGCGGGGGTCGATTCCCCACGGCGACTCGCGATGGGGCGGCGGGCGTTGCTGCTGGTCGTGCTGTGCGCGGTGGGCGTTCGGGGGCTCTACTTCCACATTGGCGAGACCGAGAAGCGCTGCTTTATCGAGGAAATCCCCGACGAGACCATGGTCATCG GGAACTACCGCACTCAGATGTGGGACAAGCAGAAAGAGGTCTTCCTGCCCTCGACCCCCGGCCTGGGCATGCACGTGGAGGTGAAGGACCCTGAAGGCAAG GTGGTGCTGTCCCGGCAGTACGGCTCCGAGGGCCGCTTCACCTTCACTTCCCACACCCCCGGGGACCACCAGATCTGCCTGCACTCCAACTCCACCAGGATGGCGCTCTTCGCTGGTGGCAGACTG CGTGTGCACCTGGACATCCAGGTGGGGGAGCATGCCAACAATTACCCTGAGATCGCGGCGAAGGACAAACTGACGGAGCTGCAGCTCCGAGCCCGCCAGCTGCTCGACCAGGTGGAGCAGATCCAGAAGGAGCAGGACTACCAAAGG TATCGTGAGGAGCGCTTCCGTCTGACCAGCGAGAGCACCAACCAGAGGGTCCTGTGGTGGTCCATCGCTCAGACCGTCATTCTCATCCTCACAGGCATCTGGCAGATGCGTCACCTCAAGAGCTTCTTTGAGGCCAAGAAGCTGGTGTAG